Proteins from one Pseudomonas bijieensis genomic window:
- a CDS encoding DSD1 family PLP-dependent enzyme, whose amino-acid sequence MRPSDRGSPYNEYFRALNQELKTHGPMRPVMLIDLDLLDHNINVVMQSVTRAGKHLRLVEKSLPSPGLLAYIAKRTDTRRLMSFHQPFLNHDAVTFPEADILLGKPLPVRSAEVFYQTHKGTFDPSRQLQWLLDTPQRLMDYLALAQGLGIRMRVNIELDVGLHRGGVADQTVLGEMLTLISAHPQHLEFAGFMGYDPFVGMGVPKVLGSSQALFDKVMVIYNAHVRYLRERFPALWHEGLTLNTAGSPSYRMHEQERLSSEVSVGTAFLKPTHYDLPSLAEHVPAAFIATPVLKSTGAVNFPALDDKSRLFSWWDPNQRATFFIYGGNWMAEFESPSGLQSNELYGRSSNQEMVNGSPAVGLDVEDQVFLRPTQTESVLLQFGDLLAVRGGKIVETWPVY is encoded by the coding sequence TTGCGGCCGAGTGATCGGGGCAGCCCTTACAATGAGTATTTCCGCGCGCTGAACCAGGAGCTGAAGACCCATGGGCCGATGCGACCGGTGATGCTCATCGACCTCGACCTGCTCGATCACAACATCAATGTGGTCATGCAATCCGTCACACGCGCCGGTAAACACTTGCGCCTGGTGGAGAAATCCCTGCCATCCCCGGGGCTGTTGGCCTACATCGCCAAACGTACCGATACCCGGCGGCTGATGTCGTTTCATCAGCCGTTCCTCAATCACGATGCAGTGACCTTTCCCGAGGCTGATATCTTGCTCGGCAAACCTTTACCGGTGCGCTCGGCCGAGGTGTTTTACCAAACCCACAAGGGAACCTTCGACCCTTCCAGGCAACTGCAATGGCTGCTCGATACGCCCCAGCGACTGATGGATTACCTGGCATTGGCGCAAGGCCTGGGCATCCGGATGCGGGTCAATATCGAGCTGGATGTCGGCCTGCATCGCGGCGGTGTCGCTGACCAAACGGTGCTCGGCGAGATGCTGACACTGATCAGTGCCCATCCGCAGCATCTCGAATTCGCCGGTTTCATGGGGTATGACCCGTTTGTCGGCATGGGTGTGCCCAAGGTCCTCGGTTCGTCCCAGGCGTTGTTCGACAAGGTGATGGTCATCTACAACGCTCATGTGCGCTACCTACGGGAGCGTTTCCCGGCGCTTTGGCACGAAGGGCTCACGCTCAATACCGCCGGCAGCCCCAGCTACCGCATGCATGAGCAGGAACGCTTGAGCAGCGAGGTCTCGGTGGGGACGGCGTTTCTCAAACCGACCCATTACGACCTGCCATCGCTGGCCGAGCATGTGCCGGCGGCCTTCATCGCAACGCCAGTGCTAAAGAGTACTGGAGCCGTGAATTTTCCAGCCCTGGATGACAAGTCCCGATTGTTCTCTTGGTGGGACCCTAATCAGCGCGCGACATTCTTTATCTATGGCGGCAACTGGATGGCCGAGTTCGAGTCCCCTTCGGGGCTTCAAAGCAACGAGCTCTATGGTCGCAGTTCCAACCAGGAAATGGTCAACGGCTCACCCGCCGTAGGGCTGGATGTGGAAGACCAGGTGTTTTTGCGGCCGACACAGACGGAATCCGTGCTGCTGCAATTTGGCGATTTGCTGGCCGTGCGCGGTGGGAAAATTGTCGAAACCTGGCCCGTGTATTGA
- a CDS encoding multidrug effflux MFS transporter: protein MEARTSLAIADTQPHASTQPLTGKVVALLAGLAAISMLSTNIILPAFADIGEDLGVTARELGLTLSSFFITFALGQLVVGPLADRYGRQKLVLGGLSVFVVGTVIAGLASTLDVLIAGRVVQALGVCAASVLSRAIARDLFEGETLARALSLTMIATAAAPGFSPLAGSVLSVTLGWRAVFILVGLAAVVLAFFYVRDLGETHPADRRAPHSAKSVVLAYRRLALDKRFILPALSMSLLMSGLFASFAAAPAILMKGIGLTSVQTGLYFASTVFVVFAAGMAAPRLAHRHGARIITLLGIACAMTGGGLLLVGPAAPGLGWYALSMITFLWGMGLANPLGTAITMGPFGKEAGMASALLGFLSMGAAALTTWLASVLSFAPVTTLGGIQATACLVALVLFLLRGSR from the coding sequence ATGGAAGCCCGGACTTCATTGGCGATTGCCGATACACAACCCCACGCCTCCACCCAACCCTTGACCGGTAAAGTCGTGGCACTGCTTGCCGGCCTCGCGGCGATCAGCATGCTCTCCACCAACATCATCCTTCCGGCGTTTGCGGACATCGGTGAAGATCTGGGCGTGACCGCTCGCGAGCTCGGCCTGACGCTGTCCAGCTTCTTCATCACCTTCGCCTTGGGTCAACTGGTGGTCGGGCCACTGGCCGATCGCTACGGGCGCCAGAAACTGGTGCTGGGCGGCCTCTCGGTATTCGTTGTAGGCACCGTCATCGCCGGTCTTGCCAGCACGCTCGATGTATTGATCGCCGGACGCGTCGTGCAGGCGCTGGGCGTATGCGCAGCCTCGGTGCTGTCGCGCGCCATCGCTCGGGATCTGTTCGAAGGCGAGACGCTCGCCCGCGCCCTGTCGCTGACGATGATCGCCACTGCCGCGGCGCCTGGCTTTTCGCCGCTGGCCGGCAGCGTCCTGTCCGTCACGCTCGGCTGGCGTGCCGTCTTCATCCTGGTCGGGTTGGCCGCCGTTGTACTGGCCTTTTTCTACGTGCGTGACCTGGGAGAAACCCATCCCGCCGATCGCCGGGCGCCGCACTCGGCCAAGAGCGTGGTCCTCGCCTATCGCCGATTGGCGCTGGATAAGCGCTTCATCCTCCCTGCCCTTTCAATGAGCCTGCTAATGAGTGGCTTGTTCGCATCGTTCGCGGCGGCACCTGCCATCCTGATGAAAGGTATCGGCCTGACGTCGGTGCAGACCGGCCTGTATTTCGCCTCTACGGTATTCGTCGTGTTCGCAGCCGGCATGGCGGCTCCGCGCCTGGCGCATCGTCATGGTGCCCGGATCATCACACTGCTGGGCATTGCCTGCGCCATGACCGGCGGTGGCCTGCTTCTCGTCGGTCCGGCCGCGCCTGGTCTTGGATGGTATGCCCTCTCGATGATCACCTTTTTGTGGGGCATGGGCCTGGCCAATCCGCTGGGTACGGCAATCACCATGGGACCTTTCGGCAAAGAAGCCGGCATGGCCTCCGCACTGCTGGGGTTTCTCTCCATGGGTGCGGCAGCGCTGACCACCTGGCTGGCCTCGGTCTTGAGCTTCGCGCCGGTCACGACGCTGGGCGGGATCCAGGCGACGGCCTGCCTGGTGGCACTGGTATTGTTTCTCTTGCGGGGCAGCCGTTGA
- a CDS encoding LLM class flavin-dependent oxidoreductase, producing the protein MPREIRLNAFEMNCVGHQSPGLWRHPKDRAWQYKDLDYWTDLAKLLERGKFDGIFIADVIGIYDVLGGNGDAAIRQATQVPVNDPLALITPMALVTEHLGFGLTASLTFEHPYPFARRLSTLDHLTKGRIGWNIVTSYLDSGARNLGQKALSDHDARYDYADEYLEVLYKLFEGSWEEGAVVRDRERGIFSDPSKVHEIRHQGKHFQVPGIHLCEPSPQRTPVLYQAGASSRGKDFAAGHAECVFVAAPSKVILKKTVADIRRRAAEAGRDPRKVLIFNLQTVIVDETDAKAQAKWRELKSYSSYEGALALISGWTGIDFGQYRPDQVLKHIHTNAIQSAVETFSTADPDKQWTVQELADWVGIGGFGPLIVGSAQTVADELQAWVEDTDVDGFNLAYVLAHETFHDVVELLVPELQRRGAYKTEYRPGTLRDKLFGDGPRLPANHPGAGYRDLKRLVRHNHLAEPALAGEE; encoded by the coding sequence ATGCCACGTGAAATTCGTTTGAATGCCTTTGAGATGAACTGTGTCGGTCACCAGTCGCCCGGTCTCTGGAGGCATCCCAAGGATCGCGCCTGGCAGTACAAGGACCTGGATTACTGGACTGACCTGGCCAAGCTGCTGGAGCGCGGCAAGTTCGACGGCATCTTCATCGCCGATGTGATCGGTATCTACGATGTGCTCGGCGGCAACGGCGATGCCGCCATCCGCCAGGCGACCCAGGTGCCGGTCAACGATCCGTTGGCGTTGATCACGCCGATGGCATTGGTGACTGAACACTTGGGCTTTGGCCTCACTGCCTCGCTGACCTTCGAACACCCTTATCCCTTCGCCCGTCGCTTGTCCACGCTGGACCATCTGACCAAGGGCCGCATCGGTTGGAACATCGTCACCTCTTACCTCGACAGCGGAGCGCGCAACCTCGGGCAGAAGGCGCTGAGCGATCACGATGCGCGCTATGACTACGCCGACGAATACCTGGAGGTGCTCTACAAGTTGTTCGAAGGCAGTTGGGAGGAGGGTGCGGTGGTGCGCGACCGTGAGCGCGGGATTTTCAGCGACCCGAGCAAGGTCCACGAGATCCGTCACCAGGGCAAGCATTTCCAGGTGCCGGGCATCCACCTTTGCGAGCCGTCACCGCAACGCACGCCGGTGCTCTACCAAGCGGGCGCGTCGAGTCGTGGTAAGGACTTCGCCGCCGGCCATGCGGAATGTGTGTTCGTCGCCGCACCGTCCAAGGTGATCCTGAAAAAGACCGTGGCCGACATACGCCGGCGCGCCGCCGAAGCCGGGCGCGATCCGCGCAAGGTGTTGATCTTCAACTTGCAGACGGTGATCGTCGACGAGACCGACGCCAAGGCACAGGCCAAGTGGCGGGAACTGAAATCCTACAGCAGCTACGAGGGCGCGCTCGCGCTGATCTCCGGCTGGACCGGCATCGACTTCGGTCAGTACCGGCCCGACCAAGTGCTCAAGCACATCCATACCAATGCCATCCAGTCGGCGGTAGAAACTTTCTCTACCGCTGACCCGGACAAGCAGTGGACCGTCCAGGAACTGGCCGACTGGGTCGGCATTGGCGGGTTCGGCCCGTTGATCGTCGGCAGTGCGCAAACCGTGGCCGACGAGCTGCAGGCCTGGGTCGAGGACACCGACGTGGACGGCTTCAACCTGGCTTACGTCCTGGCCCATGAAACCTTCCACGATGTGGTTGAACTGCTGGTGCCCGAGTTGCAACGACGCGGTGCGTACAAGACTGAATACCGCCCAGGCACGCTGCGCGACAAGCTGTTCGGCGACGGTCCGCGACTGCCCGCCAACCACCCTGGTGCTGGCTACCGGGACTTGAAGCGCCTGGTCCGGCACAACCACCTCGCTGAGCCGGCCTTGGCCGGTGAGGAGTAA
- a CDS encoding AMP-binding protein, translating to MSVFELNSPLSDGVTDSALAALQRWARERPTQIALRHRRLGLWKAWRWIDVQREVERVCDGLRQQGFAPGARLALSGAFEPSLLILALAARQLGGHSVVIDRDSRGEALQRQLRLIRPTFAFVQRRESVSHWLQCGLDEDWPLRLYSAQVSVASRGLWQVQSLSVLFVTEAPTAQRQGWAQVAEDAVVWVDEGTEWRDGLAHLFSRWLEGGEGLAFPENRESASRDRREIAPTALLLSAARVESLAAEIEARLPLPGSWRRRLCEWTLNDPRRGLRRWLKARVRHLLGFQRLRRIEVPSAPADVVLHGPARQSWLQEYLERAA from the coding sequence ATGAGTGTCTTTGAGCTCAATTCGCCACTGTCCGACGGAGTGACTGACAGCGCCCTGGCGGCCTTGCAACGCTGGGCCAGGGAGCGACCGACGCAGATCGCCCTGCGCCATCGGCGCCTCGGCCTCTGGAAGGCCTGGCGTTGGATCGATGTGCAACGCGAGGTCGAGCGTGTCTGCGATGGCTTGCGCCAGCAAGGCTTTGCCCCTGGCGCGCGGTTGGCGCTCAGTGGTGCCTTCGAACCGAGCCTGCTGATCCTGGCACTGGCGGCGCGTCAATTGGGCGGACACAGCGTGGTGATCGACCGCGACAGTCGTGGTGAGGCGCTACAACGCCAGTTACGCCTGATCCGTCCGACGTTCGCTTTTGTCCAGCGCCGCGAAAGCGTGTCGCACTGGCTGCAGTGCGGCCTGGATGAGGATTGGCCGCTGCGGTTGTATTCGGCCCAGGTTAGTGTGGCGAGTCGCGGCCTGTGGCAGGTGCAGTCGCTGTCGGTGCTGTTCGTCACTGAGGCGCCGACAGCGCAACGCCAGGGCTGGGCCCAGGTCGCCGAGGACGCGGTGGTGTGGGTCGATGAAGGCACCGAATGGCGCGATGGCCTGGCCCACTTGTTCAGTCGCTGGCTGGAGGGCGGCGAAGGCCTGGCGTTTCCGGAAAACCGCGAATCAGCCAGCCGCGATCGCCGCGAGATCGCCCCGACCGCCTTGCTGCTGTCCGCCGCGCGAGTCGAATCGCTGGCCGCGGAAATCGAAGCTCGCCTGCCACTTCCAGGCAGTTGGCGGCGGCGCCTGTGCGAATGGACTTTGAACGATCCACGGCGTGGCCTGCGCCGCTGGCTCAAGGCGCGGGTGCGGCACCTGTTGGGCTTTCAGCGGCTGCGTCGGATCGAGGTGCCGAGCGCGCCCGCTGACGTGGTGCTACACGGCCCGGCGCGTCAATCGTGGTTGCAGGAGTACCTGGAGCGAGCGGCATGA
- a CDS encoding ABC transporter ATP-binding protein produces MSALLEVRNVSLSFRGVKAISDLSFSVKLGEICALIGPNGAGKSSLLNILNGVYRADAGQLFFAAEPLRRPHPLKAARLGIGRTFQNNALFKKMSVVDNLLTGLSRFQRTFFLEQALGLPRARREARAFAERAERVLEFLELQAWRDVAVGSLAYGLQKRVELGRALIAQPTLLLLDEPMAGMNAEEKQDMSRFIADINRDLGTTVILIEHDIQVVMGLSSHVVVLDYGRKVGDGSPAEVQANPEVIAAYLGAPHS; encoded by the coding sequence ATGAGTGCGCTGCTGGAGGTGCGCAATGTGTCGCTGTCGTTCCGCGGCGTGAAAGCGATTTCCGACCTCTCGTTCAGCGTAAAGCTTGGCGAGATCTGTGCGCTGATCGGGCCGAACGGCGCGGGCAAGAGTTCGCTGCTGAACATTCTCAACGGGGTCTACCGGGCCGACGCCGGCCAATTGTTCTTCGCCGCCGAACCGTTGCGCCGCCCGCATCCACTGAAGGCGGCCAGGCTCGGCATCGGCCGGACGTTCCAGAACAATGCGCTGTTCAAGAAAATGAGTGTGGTGGACAACCTGCTCACCGGTCTGTCGCGTTTCCAACGAACGTTTTTTCTCGAACAGGCCCTGGGCCTGCCGCGTGCCCGGCGCGAGGCGCGGGCGTTCGCCGAGCGGGCCGAGCGGGTGCTGGAATTCCTCGAATTGCAGGCCTGGCGCGACGTCGCCGTGGGCAGCCTGGCCTATGGCTTGCAGAAACGCGTGGAGCTGGGCCGGGCGCTGATCGCGCAGCCGACGCTGCTGTTGCTCGACGAGCCGATGGCCGGCATGAACGCCGAGGAGAAGCAGGACATGAGCCGCTTCATCGCCGACATCAATCGTGATCTTGGCACCACGGTGATTCTCATCGAGCACGACATCCAGGTGGTCATGGGCCTGTCCAGCCATGTGGTGGTGCTGGACTACGGACGCAAGGTCGGCGATGGCTCGCCGGCCGAAGTCCAGGCCAATCCCGAGGTGATCGCTGCCTACCTGGGAGCGCCTCATTCATGA
- a CDS encoding branched-chain amino acid ABC transporter permease, producing the protein MNFFLETLIGGLLAGTLYSLVAIGFVLIYKASGVFNFAQGAMLLFAALTFVSLREQGLSFALALVLTVLVMIVGALLIERLVLRPLVNRSQITLFMATLGLSFIIEGLAQGLMGAQVRALDLGIEDVPLFVGEIMVSQFDLIAAGVSALTVAVLAVLFNKTRIGVALRAVADDTRAALSLGINLNRIWQIVWAVAGVVGLVAGLLWGARQGVQFSLSLVVLKALPVLIIGGFTSIGGAIVGGLIVGAAENLAEAYIGPLIGGGITPWFAYFLALIFLYIRPSGLFGDRIIERV; encoded by the coding sequence ATGAATTTCTTTCTGGAAACCCTGATCGGCGGGCTGCTGGCCGGCACTCTGTATTCGCTGGTGGCCATCGGTTTCGTGCTGATCTACAAGGCCAGCGGCGTGTTCAATTTCGCCCAGGGCGCCATGCTGCTGTTCGCCGCGCTGACCTTTGTCAGCTTGCGTGAACAGGGCCTGTCCTTTGCCCTGGCGTTGGTCCTGACGGTATTGGTGATGATTGTCGGCGCGCTGTTGATCGAGCGCCTGGTGTTGCGGCCGTTGGTCAACCGCTCGCAGATTACCTTGTTCATGGCGACCCTCGGCCTGTCGTTCATCATCGAAGGCCTGGCCCAAGGACTGATGGGTGCCCAGGTGCGCGCGCTGGACCTGGGCATTGAGGACGTTCCGCTGTTCGTTGGCGAGATCATGGTCAGCCAGTTCGACCTGATCGCCGCTGGAGTGTCCGCGCTGACGGTGGCGGTGCTGGCCGTGCTGTTCAACAAGACCCGCATCGGTGTCGCCTTGCGCGCCGTGGCCGACGATACTCGCGCGGCGCTGTCGCTGGGCATCAACCTCAACCGCATCTGGCAGATCGTCTGGGCCGTGGCCGGGGTGGTCGGGCTGGTCGCCGGACTGCTCTGGGGCGCGCGCCAGGGCGTGCAGTTCTCGCTCTCGCTGGTGGTGCTCAAGGCGTTGCCGGTGCTGATCATCGGTGGCTTCACCTCGATCGGCGGGGCCATTGTCGGCGGGCTGATCGTCGGGGCCGCCGAGAACCTCGCCGAGGCTTACATCGGCCCGCTGATCGGCGGAGGCATCACGCCCTGGTTCGCCTACTTCCTCGCCTTGATCTTCCTCTACATCCGTCCGTCCGGCCTGTTCGGCGACCGGATCATTGAACGGGTATGA
- a CDS encoding branched-chain amino acid ABC transporter permease — MTATVPRLTASFDEAPLTLVRRRWRPGLLLLLLVAFVGLPWLGNDYWLNAILIPFLVLSLAGLGLNLLTGYTGQTSVGAAGFMAVGAFATYGLLLRVPGLPLPLALLGGGLIAGSVGLLFGIPSSRIKGFYLMVTTLAAQFFLEWVFAKFPWFYNYASSGTISAPRLELFGHDLSTPVGRYLLTLGCVVLLTWVAVNLVRSQVGRNWMAIRDMDTAAAVIGIAVERDKRMAFAVSSFYLGIAGALWAFAYLGTASAGSFDINRSFQILFIIIIGGMGSIAGSFIGAAFISLVPILLSHAGQWLFNGNVDAGQLQNLQKVLFGALIIWFLIKEPEGLARLLGDLRERIRVWPLRF; from the coding sequence ATGACCGCTACTGTTCCGCGCCTGACTGCCAGTTTCGACGAAGCACCGCTGACCCTGGTGCGTCGGCGCTGGCGGCCGGGCCTGCTGCTGTTGCTGCTGGTGGCCTTTGTCGGTCTGCCATGGCTGGGCAACGACTATTGGCTCAACGCGATCCTGATCCCTTTCCTGGTGCTGTCGCTGGCCGGCCTGGGTTTGAATCTGCTGACCGGTTACACCGGCCAGACGTCGGTCGGCGCCGCCGGCTTCATGGCGGTGGGGGCGTTCGCCACCTATGGCCTTTTGCTGCGGGTGCCTGGCCTACCGTTACCCCTGGCACTGCTCGGTGGCGGCCTGATCGCCGGGTCGGTCGGGTTGCTGTTCGGCATCCCCAGCTCGCGGATCAAGGGCTTCTACCTGATGGTCACCACGCTCGCCGCGCAGTTCTTCCTGGAGTGGGTGTTCGCCAAGTTCCCCTGGTTCTACAACTACGCCTCGTCCGGCACCATCAGCGCGCCACGCCTGGAGTTGTTCGGCCATGACCTGAGCACCCCGGTCGGTCGCTACCTGTTGACCCTCGGTTGTGTGGTGCTGTTGACCTGGGTGGCGGTCAACCTGGTGCGCAGCCAGGTCGGTCGCAACTGGATGGCCATTCGTGATATGGACACCGCTGCCGCGGTGATCGGGATTGCCGTCGAGCGCGACAAGCGTATGGCCTTTGCCGTCAGTTCGTTCTACCTGGGAATCGCCGGGGCGCTCTGGGCCTTCGCCTACCTGGGCACGGCCAGTGCCGGCAGCTTCGACATCAATCGTTCATTCCAGATTCTGTTCATCATCATTATCGGTGGCATGGGCAGCATCGCCGGCAGCTTCATCGGCGCGGCTTTCATCAGCCTGGTGCCGATCCTGCTCAGCCACGCCGGGCAATGGTTGTTCAACGGCAACGTCGATGCCGGGCAACTGCAGAACCTGCAGAAAGTGCTCTTCGGCGCCTTGATCATCTGGTTCCTGATCAAGGAGCCGGAAGGGCTGGCCCGCCTGCTCGGTGACCTGCGCGAACGTATCAGGGTCTGGCCGCTGCGGTTCTGA
- a CDS encoding ABC transporter substrate-binding protein: MRRTLPRLLFASLFVAGVQALLPTITQAASNQQFIPMATYRVGAYASSGIPWWAGEIDYFRYINEVEGGINGVKLVWQECETEWNVDRIVECYERYKGGLDGAPTAFFFTHSTPGSYALMEKGAADRIPLIDGAGGRTESTDGSVFPYAFPLLLNYYGQASVGINYIAEREGGFDKLKGKKIVTVYHDSAYGRETQAPMTLLAQKYGFENIQIPVADPGNEQSGQWRQVRQIKPDWVFLRTWGVSTPVGIKTAARFGIPVDRIIGDVWAGSEADVIPAGPAAKGYQALAPFPGGDGFEIHKRLRQSILDTGKSDLKDRSYFGKVYYNIGLINAAIAVEALRTAQAKFGNRPLNGEEARWGFEHLDIDAARLKASGFEGLLPPLKLSCSDHEGGGAARVQQWDGEKWVLVTDWVQADRATLRPLIEAKSAAYAKEKGITARDCARE; this comes from the coding sequence ATGCGTAGAACCTTGCCTCGCCTCCTGTTCGCCAGCCTTTTCGTGGCCGGTGTCCAGGCCCTGCTGCCGACCATCACCCAGGCTGCCAGCAACCAGCAATTCATCCCCATGGCCACTTACCGGGTCGGCGCCTACGCCTCCAGCGGCATCCCCTGGTGGGCGGGGGAAATCGACTATTTCCGTTATATCAACGAAGTGGAAGGCGGCATCAACGGCGTCAAGCTGGTCTGGCAGGAGTGCGAGACCGAGTGGAACGTCGACCGTATCGTCGAGTGCTATGAACGCTACAAGGGCGGGCTCGACGGCGCGCCGACAGCGTTCTTCTTCACCCACAGTACGCCGGGCTCCTATGCGCTGATGGAGAAAGGCGCGGCGGACCGGATCCCGCTGATCGACGGCGCTGGCGGGCGTACCGAGTCCACCGACGGCAGCGTGTTTCCCTATGCCTTCCCGCTACTGCTCAATTACTACGGCCAGGCCTCGGTGGGCATCAACTACATCGCCGAGCGCGAGGGCGGTTTCGACAAGCTCAAGGGCAAGAAGATCGTCACCGTCTACCACGACTCCGCCTATGGCCGGGAAACCCAGGCACCGATGACCTTGCTGGCGCAGAAGTACGGTTTCGAGAACATCCAGATTCCGGTGGCCGATCCCGGCAATGAACAATCCGGGCAATGGCGCCAGGTGCGGCAGATCAAGCCGGACTGGGTGTTCCTGCGGACCTGGGGCGTCTCCACCCCGGTGGGGATCAAGACCGCCGCAAGGTTCGGCATCCCGGTAGACCGCATCATTGGCGATGTCTGGGCCGGCTCCGAGGCCGACGTGATCCCGGCGGGCCCTGCCGCCAAGGGCTACCAGGCCCTTGCGCCGTTTCCGGGCGGCGACGGTTTCGAGATCCACAAGCGCCTGCGCCAGTCGATCCTCGATACCGGCAAGAGTGACCTCAAGGACCGCAGCTATTTCGGCAAGGTCTACTACAACATCGGTCTGATCAATGCGGCCATTGCGGTCGAGGCGCTGCGCACGGCCCAGGCCAAGTTTGGCAATCGCCCCCTCAACGGCGAGGAAGCGCGTTGGGGCTTCGAACACCTGGACATCGATGCCGCGCGGCTCAAGGCCAGCGGTTTTGAAGGCCTGCTACCACCGCTGAAACTGTCCTGCTCCGACCATGAGGGCGGCGGCGCGGCGCGCGTGCAGCAATGGGATGGCGAGAAATGGGTATTGGTGACTGACTGGGTCCAGGCCGACCGCGCCACATTGCGCCCATTGATCGAAGCCAAGTCTGCCGCCTACGCCAAGGAGAAGGGCATCACCGCGCGTGATTGCGCCCGCGAATAA
- a CDS encoding ABC transporter substrate-binding protein, translating into MHATLKRSLAVVGLALSACAVLVPAAQAANEQFFPLATYRVGAYASSGIPVWAGMIDYLRYINEVEGGINGVKLVWQECETEWTAEKGIECYERFKNGLNGAPVAVYQPNGAPAAYALADKAAADRIPLITLGYGRTEATDGRVFPYNFPAMLTFYSEASAFINYVAEREGGLDKLKGKKIATVYHDSAYGRETQGPLALLAQKYGFENIQIAVADPGNEQAGQWRQVRQLKPDWVFLRTWGVSTPVAIKTAARFGYPVERIVGDIWASSNEDVLPAGEAGKGYLALTPYPGGADFDIHQRLRQYILDTGKSDLKDPKSFGSVYYNSGLVNAAIAVEAIRTGQKHFGNRPLNGEEGRWGLEHLDLNDARLKEIGFLGLMQPLKLSCSDHEGGGAAKVQQWDGQQWKLITDWVQADRATLRPLIDAKAAEYAKEKGVTARDCAAL; encoded by the coding sequence ATGCATGCAACCCTCAAACGTAGTCTCGCCGTCGTTGGCCTGGCGCTCAGCGCCTGCGCGGTGCTGGTACCGGCCGCCCAGGCGGCCAACGAACAGTTCTTCCCCCTGGCCACCTACCGGGTCGGCGCCTATGCCTCCAGTGGCATTCCAGTCTGGGCCGGAATGATCGACTACCTGCGCTACATCAATGAGGTGGAAGGCGGGATCAATGGCGTCAAGCTGGTCTGGCAGGAATGCGAGACCGAATGGACGGCGGAGAAGGGCATCGAATGCTACGAGCGCTTCAAGAACGGCCTCAATGGCGCGCCGGTGGCGGTCTACCAGCCGAATGGCGCGCCAGCGGCCTATGCCCTCGCGGACAAGGCCGCCGCCGACAGGATTCCCTTGATCACCCTCGGCTATGGCCGCACCGAGGCCACCGACGGCAGGGTGTTTCCCTATAACTTCCCGGCCATGCTGACGTTCTACAGCGAGGCTTCGGCGTTCATCAATTATGTGGCCGAGCGCGAGGGCGGGCTGGACAAGCTCAAGGGCAAGAAGATCGCCACCGTCTACCACGACTCCGCCTACGGCCGGGAAACCCAGGGGCCACTGGCGCTGCTGGCGCAGAAATACGGCTTCGAGAACATCCAGATCGCGGTGGCCGACCCAGGTAATGAGCAGGCCGGGCAGTGGCGCCAGGTGCGCCAGCTCAAGCCGGATTGGGTGTTCCTGCGGACCTGGGGCGTGTCCACGCCGGTGGCGATCAAGACCGCCGCAAGGTTCGGCTACCCGGTGGAGCGCATCGTCGGCGACATCTGGGCCAGTTCCAACGAAGACGTGCTGCCGGCCGGTGAAGCAGGCAAGGGCTACCTGGCACTGACGCCCTATCCGGGCGGCGCCGACTTCGATATTCACCAGCGCCTGCGCCAGTACATTCTCGATACCGGCAAGAGCGACCTCAAGGATCCGAAGAGCTTCGGCAGCGTCTACTACAACTCTGGCCTGGTGAACGCCGCCATTGCCGTCGAGGCGATCCGCACCGGGCAGAAGCATTTCGGCAATCGTCCGCTCAACGGTGAGGAGGGCCGCTGGGGCCTGGAGCACCTCGACCTCAACGATGCACGCCTCAAGGAAATCGGTTTTCTTGGGCTGATGCAGCCGCTGAAGCTGTCATGCAGCGACCACGAGGGCGGTGGCGCGGCGAAGGTGCAGCAATGGGACGGCCAGCAGTGGAAGCTGATCACCGATTGGGTCCAGGCCGACCGCGCGACGTTGCGGCCACTGATCGATGCCAAGGCCGCCGAATATGCGAAAGAGAAGGGTGTGACCGCCCGCGATTGCGCGGCGCTGTAG